The proteins below come from a single Benincasa hispida cultivar B227 chromosome 4, ASM972705v1, whole genome shotgun sequence genomic window:
- the LOC120075145 gene encoding increased DNA methylation 3 — translation MEGHGDQTLRKPSVILTGTAKEGSSGPPIGLVDIGVSEGAYLFRVALPGVRKDRSKVKFEIKSDGKVQIEGVMTGPGVLKESSAMYQMKVQQLCPPGPFTVSFKLPGPVDPRLSLPSFRPDGILEVVVMKSRAHPTVADSHPPL, via the exons ATGGAAGGCCATGGTGATCAGACGTTGCGGAAGCCATCAGTTATTTTAACTGGAACAGCCAAGGAAGGTAGCTCTGGCCCTCCTATTGGTCTTGTTGATATTGGCGTGAGTGAAGGTGCTTACCTTTTTCGCGTTGCACTGCCTGGTGTGCGAAAAGATCGAA GTAAGGTAAAATTTGAGATCAAAAGTGACGGTAAGGTTCAGATTGAAGGAGTGATGACAGGTCCAGGCGTTTTAAAAGAGTCATCAGCTATGTACCAGATGAAAGTCCAGCAACTGTGTCCTCCAGGACCTTTTACGGTTTCTTTTAAGCTGCCTGGGCCAGTTGATCCGCGGTTGTCTTTGCCTAGTTTCCGGCCTGATGGCATTCTGGAAGTGGTGGTTATGAAGTCCAGAGCACATCCTACAGTCGCTGATTCTCACCCACCACTGTGA